Proteins from a genomic interval of Capsicum annuum cultivar UCD-10X-F1 chromosome 4, UCD10Xv1.1, whole genome shotgun sequence:
- the LOC107867755 gene encoding pentatricopeptide repeat-containing protein At3g26540 → MGINAASVLNHIINGEPTTPKLPILSSESKALTATIINHLRLGRLGKAISVLFSAPVPFPFALYAHLFRICASQKAIVEVRKVESHLVSFAPTPPVFLLNRAIEAYGKCGCLVDARELFDEMPQRDGGSWNAMITAYSQNGYAKKALGVFSDMHKSGVFAAEVTFAGVLASCASSLAFWVSRQVHALILKYGLGGNVILGSSLVDVYGKCRSMGDARRMFDEIERPNAVTWNVIVRRYLEMGNGKESVFLFSKMISLNARPMTFTVSNALIACTCFGGFCEGIQIHGFIIKINYEEDELVSCSLIDVYAKCEDLACARTIFDLLSPKNLIHWTSMVSGYAMSRKTRQARDLFDRMPERNIVSWNAMLAGYAHNLQWDEAMELIILMCNDTRDIDRVTVSLILNVSARLSDVELGKQVHGYMYRHGFYSDLGVANALLDMYGKCGNLRKARAWFYEMSHFRDMVSWNALLSSYARHRMSEEALVIFWEMLGEATPSKFTFATLLAVCANIFAREQGKQIHGFMIRNGYDLDIVIRGSLVDMYSKCRCLDCALNVFIGTPVKDVVLWNSLLLGCYYNKQSEALLKLFEAMMEDGVKPDSTTLRAVLLACISQGYVKLGGQYFNSLSHDYFIIPQPEHYESMIKLYGLHGFFDELEDFVKKMPFQPTVPMLTRVFDSSKAHNNTRLGKWAVRHLNLLKD, encoded by the coding sequence ATGGGCATAAACGCAGCCTCCGTCCTTAACCACATCATCAATGGCGAACCCACCACCCCCAAATTGCCAATATTATCTTCTGAATCCAAAGCCTTAACCGCCACAATCATCAACCATCTTCGTTTAGGCCGACTTGGGAAAGCCATCTCCGTTTTATTCTCGGCTCCAGTACCTTTCCCTTTTGCTCTCTATGCTCATCTCTTCAGAATTTGTGCATCACAGAAAGCTATTGTCGAAGTCCGTAAAGTGGAGTCGCATTTGGTCAGTTTTGCTCCAACCCCTCCTGTATTCTTGCTAAATCGAGCTATTGAAGCGTATGGTAAATGTGGGTGTTTGGTTGATGCACGAGAgctgtttgatgaaatgccccaAAGAGATGGTGGGTCTTGGAATGCGATGATAACTGCTTATTCACAAAATGGGTATGCTAAGAAGGCATTGGGTGTTTTTTCTGATATGCATAAGTCTGGGGTTTTCGCTGCTGAGGTTACTTTTGCGGGTGTTCTTGCTTCGTGTGCGTCTAGTTTGGCATTTTGGGTTTCTAGACAGGTGCATGCGCTTATTTTGAAATATGGTTTGGGTGGTAATGTGATTTTAGGGAGTTCGCTTGTGGACGTGTATGGCAAGTGTAGGAGTATGGGTGATGCACGGAGaatgtttgatgaaattgagAGGCCAAATGCTGTTACTTGGAATGTGATTGTTAGAAGGTATCTTGAGATGGGTAATGGAAAAGAGTCTGTCTTTTTGTTTTCCAAAATGATTAGTCTTAATGCGAGGCCGATGACATTTACAGTCTCGAACGCTCTAATTGCTTGTACTTGTTTTGGTGGATTTTGTGAAGGAATTCAAATTCATGGATTCATTATCAAGATTAATTATGAAGAGGATGAGCTGGTTTCGTGCTCTCTGATTGATGTGTATGCTAAATGTGAGGATTTAGCGTGTGCTCGCACAATTTTTGACCTGCTATCCCCTAAAAATTTGATTCATTGGACTTCTATGGTGTCAGGATATGCCATGAGTAGGAAAACCAGGCAAGCAAGGGATCTTTTTGATAGGATGCCTGAACGCAATATAGTTTCATGGAATGCAATGCTAGCAGGATATGCACATAATTTACAATGGGATGAAGCAATGGagttaataattttaatgtgCAATGATACGAGGGACATTGATCGTGTGACTGTAAGTTTGATCCTAAATGTTTCTGCACGGCTTTCAGATGTTGAATTGGGGAAGCAGGTTCATGGATACATGTATAGGCATGGTTTCTACTCCGACTTGGGTGTTGCCAATGCGCTTCTTGATATGTATGGGAAATGTGGGAACTTGAGAAAGGCTAGAGCTTGGTTTTACGAAATGAGTCATTTCCGAGATATGGTTTCTTGGAATGCTTTGTTGAGTAGCTATGCTCGTCATAGGATGAGTGAAGAAGCTTTAGTAATTTTCTGGGAAATGCTAGGAGAGGCGACCCCTAGTAAATTCACTTTTGCTACTCTCTTGGCGGTTTGTGCAAATATTTTTGCTCGTGAACAAGGTAAACAAATCCATGGGTTTATGATTAGAAATGGTTATGATTTGGACATCGTGATCCGAGGATCTTTGGTTGATATGTATTCCAAATGTCGTTGTCTTGACTGTGCACTGAATGTTTTCATTGGGACTCCCGTGAAAGATGTTGTTCTCTGGAATTCTCTGTTGCTGGGATGTTATTATAACAAACAAAGTGAAGcattattgaaattgtttgagGCGATGATGGAGGATGGGGTGAAGCCAGACAGTACTACCTTACGAGCTGTACTGCTTGCATGTATTTCTCAGGGTTATGTGAAATTGGGTGGACAGTATTTCAATTCACTTagtcatgattattttattataccACAACCGGAGCATTATGAATCGATGATAAAGCTATATGGTCTGCATGGATTCTTTGATGAGCTTGAAGATTTTGTTAAGAAGATGCCATTTCAACCCACAGTCCCTATGTTAACAAGGGTTTTTGACTCTTCCAAAGCACACAATAACACGAGGTTAGGAAAATGGGCTGTCAGACATCTTAATCTTCTAAAGGACTGA